A region from the Nonlabens sp. YIK11 genome encodes:
- a CDS encoding DUF2480 family protein, with translation MREEIINRVANSKLKNFDLEDYYVAGPRTEIDISQWLMEGLVLMETRFRESVKNTDFTVYKNHHVALNCSTDAIVPPWAWMLLQSQLTGIAETVVLGTLEDLETHLYRNVMAHIDLSSYKDLPVIVKGCSKKPVPVAAYLMITEKLQGIASSVMYGEACSSVPVYKKGRYGAS, from the coding sequence ATGAGAGAAGAAATCATCAATCGTGTTGCAAATTCCAAGCTCAAGAATTTTGACCTTGAGGATTATTATGTCGCGGGACCGCGCACAGAGATTGATATCTCGCAATGGTTGATGGAAGGATTAGTGTTGATGGAAACTCGCTTTCGCGAAAGCGTAAAAAATACAGACTTCACGGTCTATAAAAATCATCACGTTGCCCTTAATTGCAGTACAGACGCCATAGTGCCGCCATGGGCATGGATGTTACTGCAATCTCAATTGACTGGAATAGCCGAGACCGTAGTCCTTGGAACTCTTGAAGATTTGGAGACTCATTTGTACCGCAATGTAATGGCGCATATTGATCTGTCCAGTTATAAAGACCTACCGGTGATTGTAAAAGGCTGTTCTAAAAAGCCAGTTCCCGTTGCAGCATACCTAATGATTACCGAGAAGCTTCAAGGCATAGCCAGCAGCGTGATGTATGGAGAAGCTTGCTCATCAGTTCCTGTTTACAAAAAAGGTCGATATGGTGCGTCTTAA
- a CDS encoding SUF system Fe-S cluster assembly protein, whose protein sequence is MEEINGQELGEKVIRVIKTIYDPEIPVDIYELGLIYDVMVSEEAEVKVLMTLTSPNCPVAESLPAEVEEKIKSLKEVKDAEVEITFDPPWNKDLMSEEAKLELGML, encoded by the coding sequence ATGGAAGAAATCAACGGACAAGAACTAGGTGAAAAGGTCATACGCGTTATCAAAACCATTTATGATCCAGAAATTCCAGTGGATATTTATGAACTGGGATTGATTTATGACGTGATGGTAAGTGAAGAAGCAGAGGTCAAAGTGCTCATGACTTTAACATCACCCAACTGCCCAGTAGCAGAATCACTGCCTGCCGAGGTTGAGGAAAAAATTAAGTCTCTCAAAGAAGTCAAGGATGCAGAGGTGGAGATCACCTTTGATCCACCATGGAACAAGGACTTAATGAGTGAAGAGGCAAAACTAGAACTGGGAATGCTCTAA
- a CDS encoding SufE family protein codes for MSSIKEIQEEIVDEFAMFDDWMQRYEYMIDLGKSLPIIDEQYKDEDHIIKGCQSKVWVHADLDQDKVVFTADSDAIITKGIIAILIRAWSNQKPQDILEADTDFIDEIGLREHLSPTRANGLVSMIKQLKMYAVAYQSQLN; via the coding sequence ATGAGTAGCATAAAAGAAATACAAGAAGAAATCGTAGACGAGTTCGCCATGTTTGACGACTGGATGCAACGCTATGAATACATGATCGATCTAGGTAAAAGTTTGCCCATTATTGATGAGCAATACAAAGACGAGGATCACATCATCAAAGGTTGTCAGTCTAAAGTATGGGTTCACGCAGATCTTGACCAAGACAAAGTCGTTTTTACTGCAGACAGTGATGCTATCATCACAAAAGGTATCATTGCTATTCTCATACGCGCCTGGTCCAACCAGAAACCGCAGGATATTCTGGAAGCAGATACAGATTTCATTGATGAGATAGGCCTTAGAGAGCACTTGTCTCCTACTCGCGCAAACGGGTTGGTATCAATGATCAAACAACTTAAAATGTACGCAGTGGCGTATCAATCACAACTTAATTAA
- a CDS encoding META domain-containing protein: MKAKFLLFGMMILTLIACNELEDINGSYEVVTVDGQDMAGQGITINIDMSEKENRISGNNSCNQYSGNFENPEANRVEMGMMISTKIYCEEKAKTEQLFMNQLALVKKAEYKNDHLKLMDEDGMVLIKAKRVNE, translated from the coding sequence ATGAAAGCTAAATTTTTACTTTTTGGGATGATGATCTTAACACTTATTGCCTGCAATGAGCTGGAAGATATCAATGGGTCTTATGAGGTCGTTACCGTTGATGGTCAAGACATGGCCGGTCAAGGCATCACCATCAACATCGATATGTCAGAAAAGGAAAACCGTATCTCTGGAAACAATAGCTGTAATCAATACAGCGGTAACTTTGAGAATCCAGAAGCTAATCGAGTAGAGATGGGAATGATGATCTCAACAAAGATATATTGTGAAGAAAAGGCAAAAACAGAGCAGTTATTCATGAATCAGCTGGCGTTAGTCAAAAAAGCAGAATATAAAAACGATCACTTGAAGTTGATGGATGAAGATGGAATGGTATTGATCAAGGCAAAAAGAGTCAATGAGTAG
- a CDS encoding aminotransferase class V-fold PLP-dependent enzyme, with amino-acid sequence MLDIKKIRADFPILNREVNGQPLVYFDNAATSQKPLQVIEKITEYYTLYNANIHRGVHALSQEATDLFEASREKCRAFFNIPTARQCIFTSGNTHSINAVASGAHVFVKEGDEVIVSAVEHHSNIVPWQMLCERVGAYLKVIPVMDNGQLDMKAYHDLLNPKTAFVVVNHISNALGVTNPVKEIIAGAHKHQAKVLIDGAQSCGHMKVDVQELNADFYTMAGHKMCGPTGIGLLYGKEEALNELPPYQGGGEMIDQVSFEKTTYAGLPHKFEAGTPNIAGGIALGAAVDYLNSIGMDEIAAYEHELLVYGTEQIKTIPGATIYGDVADKAAVISFNVDGIHPYDIGTIIDKLGIAVRTGHHCAQPVMDRYQIAGTIRASFAFYNTKEEIDVMVQALHRAVKMLS; translated from the coding sequence ATGCTAGACATCAAAAAAATACGTGCCGATTTTCCCATTCTCAACCGTGAGGTGAATGGGCAGCCTTTGGTTTATTTTGACAATGCAGCGACTTCACAAAAGCCATTGCAAGTCATTGAAAAAATCACGGAATACTACACACTTTACAATGCCAATATCCATCGCGGTGTTCATGCCTTAAGTCAGGAAGCCACAGATCTATTTGAAGCTTCCCGAGAAAAGTGTCGCGCATTTTTCAACATCCCAACCGCTAGACAATGCATTTTCACTTCAGGAAACACGCACAGCATCAACGCTGTTGCTAGTGGTGCTCACGTTTTTGTAAAAGAAGGTGATGAAGTTATCGTTAGTGCCGTGGAACATCATTCCAATATCGTTCCATGGCAAATGCTGTGTGAACGAGTTGGAGCTTACTTGAAGGTCATTCCTGTAATGGATAACGGCCAGCTGGACATGAAGGCCTATCATGATTTGTTGAATCCCAAAACCGCTTTTGTAGTTGTCAATCACATTTCAAACGCATTAGGTGTCACAAATCCGGTAAAAGAGATCATTGCTGGCGCCCATAAACATCAGGCTAAAGTGCTTATCGATGGCGCACAATCCTGTGGTCACATGAAAGTTGATGTACAAGAACTCAATGCAGACTTTTACACCATGGCAGGTCACAAAATGTGCGGTCCAACAGGAATAGGATTGCTTTATGGCAAGGAAGAGGCATTAAACGAACTACCACCATATCAAGGCGGCGGCGAGATGATTGATCAGGTGAGCTTTGAAAAGACGACTTATGCAGGATTACCTCACAAATTTGAGGCTGGTACGCCTAATATCGCTGGTGGTATCGCCTTAGGTGCTGCAGTAGATTACCTCAATAGCATAGGCATGGATGAAATCGCTGCATATGAACATGAATTACTGGTTTATGGAACAGAGCAAATCAAAACCATTCCAGGAGCTACCATTTACGGTGATGTGGCTGACAAAGCGGCGGTAATTTCATTCAATGTTGATGGGATTCACCCATACGATATAGGAACCATTATTGACAAGTTGGGTATTGCCGTGCGCACGGGCCACCACTGCGCACAACCTGTAATGGACCGCTATCAAATAGCAGGTACCATAAGAGCCAGCTTTGCATTTTATAATACAAAGGAAGAGATTGATGTTATGGTACAGGCTTTGCACCGTGCAGTAAAGATGTTATCTTAA
- the sufD gene encoding Fe-S cluster assembly protein SufD, whose translation MSFKDNILSSFMALENEVDTDSYVHELRNKALSDFEEKGLPLRKDEAYKYTSLKALFNKDYSLFPKKEVTLDYAEIKKYLIHQIDAYRVIFVDGVYSSQLSQTTHEQFDVCLMSSTLNNPKYAPIIETYYNQLAGKDSLTSLNTAFAREGAYIHIPKNIAVNKPIEIVYFSTGSEAAMMVQPRNLVVVGENSQVQIIERHQSLTENTVLTNSVTEVFADQRSLVDYYKIQNDQQSASLIDHTNVQQQTNSEVRLHTFSFGGALTRNNLNFFQLGEHCNSLLNGVTIIGDKQHVDHSTLVHHTAPNCESYQEYKQIFDDRAVGVFNGKVLVDKIAQKINAFQQNNNILVSDKATINAKPQLEIFADDVRCSHGCTIGQLDEEAMFYMQSRGIGKKEARALLMFAFANSVLESVKIPEIKSRITKLIAMKLGVEIGFDL comes from the coding sequence ATGAGTTTTAAAGATAATATCCTTTCCTCTTTTATGGCCCTTGAAAATGAGGTCGATACAGATAGCTATGTGCATGAACTGCGCAACAAGGCGCTGTCTGATTTTGAGGAAAAAGGACTGCCGTTACGTAAAGATGAAGCCTACAAATACACATCCTTAAAAGCGCTTTTCAATAAAGATTACAGCCTATTTCCTAAAAAGGAAGTGACGCTGGATTATGCAGAGATCAAAAAGTACCTCATCCATCAAATCGATGCTTATCGTGTAATATTTGTTGATGGCGTTTACAGTTCACAGCTTTCGCAAACCACACACGAGCAATTTGATGTGTGTTTGATGTCCAGCACATTAAACAATCCAAAGTATGCTCCGATAATTGAAACTTATTATAACCAGTTAGCAGGTAAGGATAGTTTGACGTCTCTAAATACGGCTTTTGCCAGAGAAGGTGCATACATCCATATTCCTAAAAACATAGCCGTCAATAAACCAATAGAGATCGTTTATTTCTCCACAGGTAGTGAGGCTGCTATGATGGTCCAACCACGTAATCTTGTGGTAGTAGGTGAAAATTCACAAGTACAGATTATAGAGCGTCATCAAAGTTTGACTGAAAACACCGTACTGACCAACAGTGTCACTGAGGTTTTTGCAGATCAACGCTCTTTAGTAGATTATTACAAGATCCAAAACGACCAACAAAGCGCATCCCTTATTGACCATACCAACGTGCAGCAACAAACCAATAGCGAGGTGCGTTTGCACACGTTCTCATTTGGCGGTGCTTTGACACGTAACAACTTGAACTTTTTCCAATTGGGCGAGCACTGTAATTCACTGCTCAATGGTGTGACGATAATAGGTGACAAGCAACATGTGGATCATTCTACGTTAGTTCACCACACTGCACCTAATTGTGAGAGTTATCAAGAATACAAACAGATTTTTGATGATCGCGCTGTCGGTGTCTTTAATGGTAAGGTACTGGTAGATAAGATTGCCCAAAAGATCAATGCCTTCCAGCAGAATAACAACATTTTGGTTAGTGATAAAGCAACCATAAATGCCAAGCCGCAACTGGAAATATTTGCAGATGATGTGCGCTGTTCACACGGTTGTACTATAGGACAACTGGATGAAGAAGCCATGTTCTACATGCAATCTCGTGGTATAGGTAAAAAAGAAGCTAGAGCGCTTTTGATGTTTGCATTTGCTAATTCAGTATTGGAAAGTGTCAAGATCCCTGAAATCAAATCGCGCATCACAAAATTGATCGCCATGAAATTAGGTGTAGAGATCGGGTTTGATTTGTAG
- the sufC gene encoding Fe-S cluster assembly ATPase SufC: MLKVKNLHATIDGKEILRGINLEVKAGEVHAIMGPNGSGKSTLANVIAGREEYEMSEGEISMNDEDITELDPEERAHRGVFLSFQYPVEIPGVSVTNFMKTAINETRKAQGKDEMPAKDMLKMIREKSELLEIDRKFLSRSLNEGFSGGEKKRNEVFQMAMLEPKLAILDETDSGLDIDALRIVANGVNKLRSKDNATIVITHYQRLLDYIVPDYVHVLFNGRIVKSGGKELAHELEERGYDWIKEEVEA, translated from the coding sequence ATGTTGAAAGTAAAAAACCTGCACGCCACTATTGACGGCAAGGAAATATTAAGAGGAATCAATCTAGAGGTAAAGGCTGGAGAAGTCCACGCGATCATGGGACCTAACGGTTCTGGAAAATCTACGTTAGCAAACGTGATTGCCGGTCGTGAGGAATATGAAATGTCAGAAGGTGAAATCTCCATGAATGATGAAGATATCACAGAGCTGGATCCAGAAGAAAGAGCGCACAGAGGCGTTTTTCTATCCTTTCAATATCCCGTAGAAATTCCTGGTGTAAGCGTTACCAACTTCATGAAAACGGCCATCAATGAGACACGTAAGGCTCAAGGTAAGGACGAAATGCCTGCAAAGGACATGTTGAAGATGATACGCGAGAAGTCAGAACTTCTTGAGATCGATCGCAAATTCCTATCCAGATCATTGAATGAAGGTTTTTCTGGTGGTGAAAAGAAACGTAACGAGGTATTCCAGATGGCTATGTTAGAGCCTAAACTGGCCATTCTTGACGAGACTGATTCTGGTCTTGACATTGATGCTTTACGTATCGTTGCTAATGGTGTCAACAAATTGCGCAGTAAGGACAATGCAACTATCGTGATTACTCACTACCAGCGTTTGCTAGATTATATCGTTCCAGATTACGTACATGTTCTTTTCAATGGGCGCATTGTGAAATCTGGTGGTAAAGAATTGGCGCACGAGTTGGAAGAGCGCGGTTACGACTGGATCAAAGAAGAAGTAGAAGCATAG
- a CDS encoding N-acyl homoserine lactonase family protein, with the protein MKNIVYILATVLLLTSCNDFKKGFEEGMANAEAEAAQQDSLANLPEVKLHIFDGGSVLAKQKVMFSEGDRYEGESIQLAAPFYIIQHPEGTLLWDTGLPEGLVGQGDVTPEGDAFTISRSEKIVDQLKSVGLTPADIDMIAFSHVHFDHTGAANNFPNAKWLVQQTELDFINSDAIKGNAFYAPDSFSELKDTQVLNGDFDIFNDGSVVVKSFPGHTAGHQALFLSLKESGPTLLSGDTYHFEQNREDAVVPQFNYDIPESKQSIEEFEAFAKAKNATVIIQHDLDDFKNTVAKTPLK; encoded by the coding sequence ATGAAAAACATAGTTTACATCCTTGCGACAGTATTGTTGCTTACCTCATGTAACGACTTTAAAAAAGGATTTGAAGAAGGAATGGCAAATGCAGAGGCTGAGGCAGCCCAGCAAGATAGCCTTGCCAATCTACCAGAAGTAAAACTCCACATTTTTGATGGTGGTAGTGTTTTGGCAAAACAAAAAGTCATGTTCTCTGAAGGTGATCGTTATGAAGGAGAATCCATCCAACTAGCGGCACCGTTTTATATCATACAGCATCCAGAAGGAACTTTATTATGGGACACAGGTCTTCCAGAAGGACTTGTAGGTCAAGGCGATGTCACTCCAGAAGGTGACGCGTTTACCATTTCACGTAGTGAGAAAATTGTTGATCAATTAAAGTCGGTTGGATTAACTCCAGCGGATATTGACATGATTGCTTTCTCTCACGTACACTTTGATCACACTGGTGCTGCAAACAACTTCCCAAATGCAAAATGGTTAGTACAACAAACTGAGCTGGATTTTATCAATAGCGACGCCATCAAAGGCAATGCATTTTATGCTCCAGATTCATTTAGCGAGTTGAAAGATACGCAGGTACTTAATGGAGACTTTGATATCTTCAACGACGGTAGTGTGGTTGTTAAATCCTTTCCAGGTCACACCGCAGGACACCAAGCGCTATTCCTTAGCTTAAAGGAATCTGGCCCGACCCTATTATCAGGTGACACGTACCACTTTGAGCAAAACCGCGAGGATGCTGTAGTTCCACAATTTAACTATGACATTCCAGAGAGTAAGCAAAGTATTGAAGAGTTTGAAGCTTTCGCGAAAGCGAAAAACGCAACAGTCATTATACAACATGACCTAGATGACTTCAAAAATACAGTCGCCAAAACACCGCTTAAGTAA
- the sufB gene encoding Fe-S cluster assembly protein SufB, translating into MAKYTEEELQKELETKEYEYGFYTDIESDTIPVGLSEDVVRMISAKKNEPQWMTEWRLEAYRHFVSMHEPEWANVTYEKPDLQAISYYSAPSKKPKYESLDEVDPELLDTFKRLGISIDEQKMLAGVAVDIVMDSVSVATTFKKTLAEKGIIFCSISEAIQEHPELVKKYLGTVIPQKDNYYASLNAAVFSDGSFCYIPKGVRCPMELSTYFRINQAGTGQFERTLVVADEGSYVSYLEGCTAPSRDENQLHAACVELIALDDAEIKYSTVQNWYPGNKEGKGGVYNFVTKRGICEKNAKISWTQVETGSAITWKYPSCILKGDNSVGEFYSIAVTNNFQQADTGTKMTHIGKNTKSTIISKGISAGKSQNSYRGLVQINSRASNARNFSQCDSLLMGNECGAHTFPYIETKNNSAKVEHEATTSKIGEDQIFYCNQRGIDTEKAIALIVNGFSKEVLNKLPMEFAVEAQKLLEISLEGSVG; encoded by the coding sequence ATGGCAAAATATACTGAAGAAGAATTACAAAAAGAACTCGAGACCAAGGAGTACGAGTATGGATTCTATACAGATATTGAATCTGACACCATTCCCGTAGGCTTAAGTGAAGATGTGGTGCGCATGATAAGCGCCAAGAAGAATGAGCCACAATGGATGACAGAATGGAGACTTGAGGCATATCGCCACTTTGTAAGCATGCACGAGCCAGAATGGGCAAACGTGACTTATGAAAAGCCAGACTTACAAGCCATTTCCTACTATTCTGCACCTAGTAAGAAACCGAAATATGAAAGTCTTGACGAGGTTGATCCAGAATTACTGGATACTTTTAAAAGATTGGGTATTTCTATTGATGAGCAAAAAATGCTTGCTGGTGTAGCGGTAGATATCGTGATGGATTCAGTTTCTGTAGCGACGACCTTTAAGAAAACACTTGCTGAAAAAGGCATCATCTTCTGCTCCATTTCTGAAGCTATTCAAGAGCATCCAGAATTGGTGAAGAAATACTTGGGAACCGTGATCCCGCAAAAAGATAATTACTATGCCTCATTGAATGCCGCCGTATTCTCTGATGGTTCTTTCTGTTACATTCCTAAAGGCGTACGTTGTCCTATGGAATTGAGCACTTACTTCCGTATCAATCAAGCGGGAACAGGACAATTTGAAAGAACCCTGGTAGTGGCAGATGAAGGTAGTTATGTAAGTTACCTAGAAGGTTGTACCGCACCATCGCGCGATGAAAACCAATTACACGCGGCTTGTGTGGAATTGATTGCCCTTGATGATGCAGAGATCAAATACTCTACCGTACAAAACTGGTATCCAGGAAACAAAGAAGGAAAAGGTGGCGTCTACAATTTTGTAACCAAGCGTGGTATTTGCGAGAAAAACGCCAAGATCTCTTGGACACAAGTAGAAACTGGTAGTGCCATCACATGGAAATATCCAAGTTGTATTTTAAAAGGTGACAACAGCGTTGGGGAATTCTACTCTATCGCGGTAACCAACAACTTCCAGCAGGCAGATACGGGAACCAAGATGACGCACATTGGTAAAAACACCAAGTCTACGATTATCTCAAAAGGTATCAGTGCCGGTAAATCGCAAAACTCTTATCGTGGCCTAGTACAAATCAACTCAAGAGCCAGTAATGCCCGTAACTTTTCACAATGTGATAGTTTGTTGATGGGTAATGAGTGTGGTGCGCATACATTCCCATATATCGAGACTAAAAACAACAGTGCTAAAGTAGAACACGAGGCAACGACCAGTAAAATAGGTGAAGACCAGATTTTCTACTGCAACCAGCGTGGTATCGATACTGAAAAAGCAATTGCCCTTATCGTCAATGGCTTCTCAAAAGAAGTATTGAATAAGCTACCGATGGAGTTTGCCGTAGAAGCACAAAAACTACTGGAAATAAGTCTAGAAGGATCTGTAGGATAG
- a CDS encoding HesB/IscA family protein: MINVSETAKNKLTSLMSEEGYSIDKDFVRVGVKSGGCSGLSYDLTFDKNTVETDKIFEDNQVRIVVDKRSFLYLVGTTLEFSGGLNGKGFVFNNPNAQRTCGCGESFSL, translated from the coding sequence ATGATTAATGTTTCTGAAACAGCAAAAAACAAACTGACCTCGCTCATGAGTGAGGAAGGTTATTCCATCGACAAGGATTTTGTTCGTGTGGGCGTCAAGAGTGGCGGTTGCAGCGGTCTGTCCTATGATTTGACCTTTGATAAAAATACCGTTGAGACTGACAAAATATTTGAAGATAACCAGGTACGCATCGTTGTAGACAAGCGCAGCTTTCTGTATCTAGTAGGAACGACCCTAGAATTTAGTGGTGGTTTAAACGGTAAGGGTTTTGTTTTTAATAATCCCAACGCGCAACGCACCTGTGGATGTGGAGAAAGCTTTTCTCTATAA